The Juglans microcarpa x Juglans regia isolate MS1-56 chromosome 2S, Jm3101_v1.0, whole genome shotgun sequence genome has a window encoding:
- the LOC121253667 gene encoding auxin-binding protein ABP19a-like, translating into MISPVIFIFSLILSSSHAVQDFCVGDLTAPESPVGYACKNPANVTAADFVFTGLGVPANTSNSNKAGVIPAFAPQFPGINGLGISLARADFEVGGAIPLHSHPGGSEVVLVAEGTIFAGFISSTSNKVYTKTLKKGDIMVFPQGLLHFQVNTGPSPATVFVSFSSTTPGAQLLPLALFQNDLPTAVIAATTSLDTAEIKKLKAILGGSG; encoded by the coding sequence ATGATATCTCcagttattttcatattttccctCATTCTCTCGTCCTCCCATGCTGTGCAAGACTTCTGTGTAGGTGACCTCACAGCTCCTGAAAGCCCTGTAGGCTACGCTTGCAAGAATCCTGCAAATGTGACGGCGGCTGATTTTGTTTTCACTGGCCTAGGCGTTCCGGCCAACACTTCTAATAGTAACAAAGCTGGGGTGATCCCGGCCTTTGCCCCACAGTTTCCTGGTATAAACGGCCTTGGAATTTCGTTAGCTCGTGCGGACTTTGAGGTTGGAGGAGCTATCCCATTACACTCACATCCTGGAGGTTCAGAAGTCGTACTTGTTGCGGAAGGAACCATATTTGCAGGGTTCATTTCCTCAACAAGTAATAAAGTTTATACAAAGACTCTGAAGAAGGGTGATATTATGGTTTTCCCTCAAGGATTACTGCACTTCCAAGTGAATACCGGACCTTCTCCAGCTACTGTATTTGTTAGCTTCAGTAGTACGACCCCAGGTGCCCAGCTTCTGCCCCTTGCTTTGTTTCAAAACGACTTACCCACTGCCGTGATAGCGGCAACTACCTCCCTTGATACCGCTGAGATTAAGAAGCTTAAAGCAATTCTTGGTGGCTCTGGTTAA
- the LOC121253662 gene encoding auxin-binding protein ABP19a-like, translating to MISPVIFIFSLLLSTSHSAVQDFCVADFESPESPVGYACKKPAAVTVNDFVFSGLGIPGNTSNIIKAGVTTAFASDFPGVNGLGISLARADIAAGGVIPFHTHPGGSEVLLVVEGTIFAGFVSSANEVYTQTLEEGDLMVFPQGLLHFQMNAGSSTAVGFVSFSSATPGLQLLPFALFKNDLPTDIIAATTFLDEAQIMKLKAILGGTG from the coding sequence ATGATATCTCCAGTTATCTTCATCTTTTCTCTCCTCCTTTCCACCTCCCATTCTGCTGTGCAAGACTTCTGTGTAGCTGACTTCGAATCTCCCGAAAGCCCTGTAGGCTACGCATGCAAGAAGCCTGCAGCTGTCACGGtgaatgattttgttttctctGGCCTAGGCATTCCAGGCAACACCTCCAATATAATCAAAGCTGGGGTGACCACTGCGTTTGCCTCAGACTTTCCTGGTGTAAACGGCCTTGGAATTTCTTTGGCTCGTGCGGACATTGCGGCCGGGGGAGTTATCCCGTTTCACACACATCCTGGAGGTTCAGAAGTCCTACTTGTTGTGGAAGGAACAATATTTGCAGGGTTCGTTTCCTCAGCTAATGAAGTTTACACACAGACTCTTGAAGAGGGTGATCTTATGGTTTTCCCTCAAGGATTACTGCACTTCCAAATGAATGCTGGAAGTTCTACGGCTGTTGGATTTGTTAGCTTCAGCAGTGCAACCCCAGGTCTCCAGCTTCTGCCCTTCGCTTTGTTTAAAAACGATTTACCCACTGACATCATAGCGGCAACTACATTCCTTGATGAAGCTCAGATTATGAAGCTTAAAGCCATTCTTGGTGGCACTGGCTAA